The Bordetella sp. FB-8 genome includes a window with the following:
- a CDS encoding TRAP transporter substrate-binding protein has translation MNPTRRKLMAGGSAILALAPFQRALAAPEFRYKYANNLPPSHPMNMRAKQAAANILRDTKGRFQLDIFPSSQLGSDTDTLSQLRAGAVEFFTLSGLILSTLVPAASISGIGFAFPNYDTVWKALDGDLGAYIRSEIQGKGLVVMDKIWDNGFRQVTTSTKPIDGPDDFHDLKIRVPVSPLWTSMFKALGAAPASINFNEVYSSLQTKVVDAQENPLAIIDTAKLYEVQKYCSMTNHMWDGFWFLGNRRAWEKLPKDIQAVVAKHINAAGIAERTDVAALDKQLQSKLAGKGMIFNTPAPGPIRDALRKAGFYTEWQKKYGDKAWALLEKSVGKLA, from the coding sequence ATGAACCCGACTCGACGCAAGCTCATGGCAGGCGGCAGCGCCATTCTGGCCCTCGCCCCATTCCAGCGTGCCCTGGCGGCCCCTGAATTCCGCTACAAATACGCCAACAACCTGCCGCCCTCGCACCCCATGAACATGCGGGCCAAGCAGGCCGCGGCCAACATACTGCGTGACACCAAGGGACGTTTCCAGCTCGACATCTTCCCCAGCAGCCAGCTCGGTTCCGACACCGATACTCTGAGCCAGCTGCGCGCGGGCGCCGTAGAGTTCTTCACCCTGTCGGGCCTGATCCTCTCCACGCTGGTGCCGGCCGCTTCGATCAGCGGCATCGGCTTTGCCTTCCCCAACTATGACACGGTCTGGAAGGCCTTGGATGGCGATCTGGGCGCCTATATCCGCTCCGAAATCCAGGGTAAAGGCCTGGTGGTGATGGACAAAATCTGGGACAACGGCTTTCGCCAGGTCACCACCAGCACCAAACCCATCGACGGCCCGGACGATTTTCACGACCTGAAGATCCGCGTGCCGGTGAGTCCGCTGTGGACGTCCATGTTCAAGGCGTTGGGCGCGGCGCCCGCCAGCATCAACTTCAACGAGGTCTACTCCTCGCTGCAGACCAAGGTCGTGGACGCTCAGGAAAACCCGCTGGCCATCATCGACACGGCCAAGCTCTACGAAGTGCAGAAGTACTGCTCGATGACCAACCACATGTGGGATGGGTTCTGGTTCCTGGGCAACCGCCGGGCCTGGGAAAAACTGCCCAAGGACATCCAGGCCGTCGTGGCCAAGCACATCAATGCGGCCGGCATCGCCGAGCGCACGGACGTGGCTGCGTTGGACAAGCAACTGCAGTCCAAGCTGGCCGGCAAAGGCATGATCTTCAACACGCCCGCGCCCGGCCCTATCCGCGACGCCCTGCGCAAGGCCGGCTTCTACACCGAATGGCAGAAGAAGTACGGCGACAAGGCCTGGGCCCTGCTTGAAAAATCCGTCGGGAAGCTCGCGTGA
- a CDS encoding TRAP transporter large permease subunit — MAADTDAAGLPQALPVGYRNWTTAADRLLGRLVEIPAAILVVAEIVILFAGILARYVFRSPLIWSDEIASILFLWLAMLGSVVAFRRGEHMRMTAFVNRASPRTRAFLDLVAIAAALAFLVLILLPSWDYASEEQFVTTPALGIPDIWRAAAMPVGAVLMLALTLLRLLDQADWRATLKALALVAAIVAALAALQPVLAGLGNINLLIFFVGVVAATVFTGVPIAFAFGLATFGYLALTTTVPMMIVVNRMDEGMSHLILLAVPLFVFLGLLIEMTDMARRMVAFLASLLGHVRGGMSYVLVAAMYLVSGISGAKAADMAAVAPVLFPEMKKRGADEGELVALLAATGAQTETIPPSLVLITIGSVTGVSITALFTGGMLPGLVLGLMLCALVYRRCRKEDLSGVQRPDGRTIARAFFVALPALALPFVIRAAVVEGVATATEVSTIGIVYATFIGLFVYRHFDFKRLGPMLVYTASLSGCILLIIGAATGMAWALTQSGFSHQLANRMESLPGGAFSFMAVSILAFIVLGSVLEGIPAIVLFGPLLFPIARAMGVNEVHYAVVVILSMGLGLFAPPFGVGYYAACAISRVTPDKGIKPIMGYLASIAVGIVIVAAVPWLSTGFLK; from the coding sequence ATTGCCGCCGACACCGACGCGGCGGGCCTGCCCCAGGCCCTGCCCGTTGGCTACCGCAATTGGACGACAGCGGCCGACAGGCTGCTGGGCCGTCTGGTCGAAATTCCGGCGGCCATACTGGTGGTTGCCGAGATCGTCATCCTGTTCGCCGGCATTCTTGCGCGCTACGTTTTCCGTTCGCCGCTGATCTGGTCAGACGAAATCGCCTCCATCCTCTTTCTGTGGCTGGCCATGCTGGGTTCGGTCGTGGCCTTCAGGCGCGGCGAACACATGCGCATGACGGCCTTCGTCAACCGCGCATCGCCGCGAACGCGCGCCTTCTTAGACCTGGTCGCCATCGCGGCGGCCCTGGCCTTCCTGGTGCTCATCCTGCTACCCAGCTGGGATTACGCCTCGGAAGAGCAATTCGTCACCACGCCCGCCCTGGGTATCCCCGACATCTGGCGCGCGGCGGCCATGCCGGTCGGGGCCGTGCTGATGCTCGCCCTGACCCTGCTGCGCCTGCTGGACCAGGCCGACTGGCGCGCCACGCTCAAGGCGCTGGCGCTGGTCGCGGCAATCGTGGCGGCGCTGGCCGCCCTGCAGCCCGTGCTGGCCGGACTGGGCAACATCAACCTGCTCATCTTCTTCGTCGGCGTTGTAGCGGCCACCGTCTTTACCGGCGTACCCATCGCCTTCGCCTTCGGCCTGGCCACCTTCGGCTACCTCGCGCTGACCACGACCGTACCGATGATGATCGTGGTCAATCGCATGGACGAGGGCATGTCGCACCTGATCCTGCTGGCCGTGCCGCTGTTCGTCTTCCTGGGCCTTCTGATCGAGATGACGGACATGGCCCGGCGCATGGTGGCCTTCCTGGCCAGCCTGCTGGGCCACGTGCGCGGCGGCATGTCCTACGTGCTGGTTGCCGCCATGTACCTGGTATCGGGCATTTCGGGCGCCAAGGCCGCTGACATGGCCGCAGTGGCTCCGGTGCTCTTTCCCGAGATGAAAAAGCGCGGTGCCGACGAAGGCGAGCTGGTCGCGCTGCTTGCGGCCACCGGCGCGCAGACCGAGACCATCCCGCCCAGCCTGGTGCTCATCACTATCGGCTCGGTCACGGGCGTGTCAATCACGGCGCTCTTTACAGGCGGCATGCTACCGGGCCTGGTACTGGGCCTGATGCTGTGTGCCCTGGTTTACCGCCGCTGCAGGAAGGAAGACCTCTCCGGCGTGCAACGTCCCGACGGCCGGACCATCGCCCGCGCCTTCTTCGTGGCGCTGCCGGCGCTGGCCCTGCCCTTTGTCATACGCGCCGCCGTCGTCGAAGGCGTGGCCACGGCCACCGAGGTCTCGACCATCGGCATCGTCTACGCCACGTTCATCGGCCTTTTCGTCTACCGCCACTTCGACTTCAAGCGGCTGGGGCCCATGCTGGTGTATACGGCATCGCTGTCGGGCTGCATCCTGCTCATCATCGGCGCGGCCACCGGCATGGCCTGGGCGCTGACGCAATCGGGCTTCTCGCATCAGCTGGCAAATAGGATGGAAAGCCTGCCGGGCGGCGCCTTCTCCTTCATGGCAGTGTCCATCCTGGCCTTCATCGTGCTGGGCAGCGTGCTCGAGGGCATTCCCGCCATCGTGCTCTTCGGCCCACTGCTGTTTCCCATCGCCCGGGCCATGGGTGTGAACGAAGTGCATTATGCGGTGGTGGTGATCCTCTCGATGGGCCTGGGCCTTTTCGCTCCGCCTTTCGGCGTGGGGTACTACGCGGCGTGTGCAATCAGCCGCGTCACGCCCGACAAGGGCATCAAGCCGATCATGGGCTATCTGGCATCCATCGCCGTCGGCATCGTGATCGTCGCCGCCGTGCCCTGGCTGTCGACCGGTTTCTTGAAGTAG
- a CDS encoding SDR family NAD(P)-dependent oxidoreductase — protein MQNKQQAVLVTGGASGIGLSVARGLVQEGWKVLAADISQEALDAAARELPAERVRCVRMDVCDENQIGDVLSANADFGPLAGLVSSAGIGKEASFFDTDAALMRRMLEVNLIGTFNVAKQAALRMRERGQGSIVNIASVSGIRGNVDRTAYGASKGGVITMTRVMAVELAEYGIRVNVVAPGPVDTPLVAKMHSAASRESWMRMLPQRRYARPEELSGTIDWLLDPTRSSYVTGQVICVDGGFTAGGILRN, from the coding sequence ATGCAAAACAAGCAGCAAGCCGTGCTGGTGACAGGCGGTGCATCAGGCATCGGGCTGTCCGTCGCGCGCGGCCTGGTCCAGGAAGGGTGGAAGGTGCTGGCGGCTGATATCTCGCAAGAGGCGCTGGATGCCGCAGCCCGGGAACTGCCGGCAGAACGCGTGCGCTGTGTGCGCATGGACGTGTGCGACGAAAATCAGATCGGCGACGTGCTGTCCGCCAACGCGGACTTCGGACCGCTGGCCGGCCTGGTAAGTTCGGCCGGCATAGGCAAGGAGGCCTCTTTCTTCGACACCGACGCCGCACTCATGCGACGCATGCTCGAGGTCAATCTGATCGGCACGTTCAATGTGGCCAAGCAGGCGGCATTGCGCATGCGCGAGCGTGGGCAGGGCTCCATCGTCAATATCGCTTCAGTTTCGGGCATACGCGGCAATGTGGACCGCACGGCCTACGGCGCGTCCAAGGGCGGCGTCATCACCATGACACGCGTGATGGCGGTGGAGCTGGCCGAGTACGGCATCCGCGTCAATGTCGTCGCGCCGGGTCCGGTCGATACGCCCCTGGTCGCCAAGATGCACAGCGCGGCCTCGCGCGAATCGTGGATGCGCATGCTGCCGCAGCGACGCTACGCCAGGCCGGAAGAACTGAGCGGCACCATAGACTGGCTGCTGGACCCGACGCGCTCGAGCTATGTGACCGGACAGGTGATCTGCGTCGACGGCGGGTTCACTGCCGGGGGCATACTCAGGAATTGA
- a CDS encoding D-amino acid dehydrogenase, with the protein MSRIAVIGAGITGVTTAYALARRGHHVTVLERHRYAAMETSFANGGQLSASNAEVWNSRATVFKGLRWMFTRSAPLLLNPRPSWHKYSWIGQFLCQIPNYRRNTIDTVRLAIAAREHLFSIAQREGIAFDHEQRGILHFYATRHEFEAATKVNTLLREGGLERRPVTPDEIRAIEPTLHGRFYGGFFTESDSTGDIHKFTQGLAQACERLGVELRYDAPVICVRQTTDEKIAVTAQCDALPETSTFDRLVVCAGVGSRALAAQVGDQVNVYPVKGYSITVHLDDAQSRAAAPWVSLLDDKAKIVTSRLGAERFRIAGTAELNGENRDIRADRIEPLVRWARSHFPGISTSRVVPWAGLRPMLPDMVPRVGRGRRRHVFYNTGHGHLGWTLSAATAEAVAQLVSDDAASGTCSMQAARGPG; encoded by the coding sequence ATGTCGCGAATTGCCGTCATCGGCGCCGGTATCACCGGCGTCACAACCGCCTACGCCCTCGCCCGGCGCGGGCACCATGTCACCGTCCTAGAACGCCATCGATATGCGGCGATGGAAACGTCGTTTGCGAACGGCGGACAGCTGTCGGCGAGCAACGCCGAAGTCTGGAACAGCCGCGCGACCGTATTCAAGGGCCTGCGCTGGATGTTCACGCGCTCAGCCCCGCTCCTGCTGAATCCTCGCCCCAGTTGGCACAAATACAGCTGGATCGGCCAATTCCTGTGCCAGATTCCGAACTATCGCCGCAATACGATCGACACAGTCCGCCTGGCCATTGCCGCGCGCGAGCATCTGTTCTCGATCGCGCAGCGCGAGGGCATCGCCTTCGATCACGAACAGCGCGGCATCCTGCATTTCTATGCAACGCGACACGAGTTCGAGGCCGCGACGAAGGTCAATACCTTGCTGCGCGAAGGCGGACTCGAACGCCGCCCGGTAACCCCAGACGAGATCCGCGCCATCGAACCCACTTTACATGGGCGGTTCTACGGCGGCTTCTTCACCGAATCCGATTCGACCGGCGATATCCATAAATTCACGCAGGGCCTGGCCCAGGCCTGTGAACGCCTGGGCGTCGAATTGCGCTACGACGCACCCGTCATCTGCGTGCGGCAGACGACCGACGAAAAAATCGCCGTCACGGCACAATGCGACGCGCTGCCGGAGACGTCGACCTTCGATCGCCTGGTCGTCTGCGCAGGCGTCGGCAGCCGCGCGCTCGCCGCGCAGGTCGGCGATCAGGTTAATGTTTACCCGGTCAAGGGCTATTCGATCACCGTGCATCTGGACGATGCACAAAGCCGGGCCGCCGCGCCCTGGGTCAGCCTGCTCGATGACAAGGCCAAGATCGTCACCAGCCGCCTCGGAGCGGAACGGTTCCGCATCGCCGGCACCGCGGAATTGAACGGGGAAAATCGCGATATCCGCGCCGACCGCATCGAACCGCTGGTGCGCTGGGCGCGCAGCCACTTCCCGGGCATATCGACCTCGCGCGTCGTGCCTTGGGCGGGACTGCGGCCAATGCTGCCGGACATGGTGCCCAGAGTCGGCCGCGGCCGGCGCCGCCATGTCTTCTACAACACGGGGCATGGACACCTGGGCTGGACGCTCTCGGCGGCGACCGCCGAGGCGGTGGCGCAACTCGTGTCCGACGACGCCGCTTCCGGCACTTGCTCGATGCAGGCGGCGCGCGGACCCGGCTAG
- a CDS encoding acyl-CoA synthetase: MSEVATASQQQTPLGGLAPVSLRVMNLATFLTQAARRHPDQPGLVCGDATVSWRELEDRTAALARALSQLGIGKGDRVLMHSRNNVELIVIMFAVFRLGAVWVPTNFRIAPDEAAYLAEASGAVAFLCQGEFAEHARAVAQAVPDLRLLVRIGQGDFGSVEVNALIDSRLGQPLPTADVQRDDPCWFFFTSGTTGRPKAAVLTHGQMAFVMTNHLCDLMPGTTEDDASLVVAPLSHGAGIHLITQVARAAVSILPEGSRFDPDDIWRLVQHWKVSNMFTVPTIVKMLVEHPSVDAWDHSSLRYVIYAGAPMYREDQKRALDKLGKVLVQYFGLGEVTGNITVFPPRLHQVQDGPDARIGTCGYERTGMQVQIQDGEGREVAPGATGEICVCGPAVFAGYYNNPQANAKSFRNGWFRTGDLGHMDDEGYVYITGRESDMYICGGSNIYPREIEEKTLTHPAIAEVAVLGVPDPVWGEVGVMVCVLREGHRLEEAQLQGWLQDKLARYKLPRRIFFWDALPRSGYGKITKKLVRDALAERGCLPLQAAS, encoded by the coding sequence ATGAGCGAGGTGGCCACGGCAAGTCAGCAGCAGACCCCGCTGGGCGGTCTGGCGCCGGTCTCGCTGCGCGTCATGAACCTCGCGACGTTCCTCACGCAGGCGGCTCGCCGCCATCCCGACCAGCCCGGGCTGGTCTGCGGCGATGCCACCGTGAGCTGGCGCGAACTCGAAGACCGCACCGCCGCGCTGGCGCGCGCCTTGTCGCAGCTGGGCATCGGCAAGGGCGACCGGGTGCTGATGCACTCGCGCAACAACGTCGAGCTGATCGTCATCATGTTCGCGGTGTTCCGCCTGGGCGCGGTGTGGGTACCCACCAACTTTCGCATTGCGCCGGACGAAGCCGCTTATCTGGCCGAGGCCTCCGGGGCTGTGGCGTTCTTGTGTCAGGGCGAATTCGCCGAGCATGCGCGTGCCGTGGCGCAAGCCGTGCCCGATCTGCGCCTGCTGGTGCGCATCGGCCAGGGCGACTTCGGCTCAGTGGAGGTCAATGCTCTGATCGACAGTCGCCTCGGCCAGCCCCTGCCCACGGCCGACGTGCAGCGCGACGATCCTTGCTGGTTCTTCTTCACCTCGGGCACTACCGGCCGCCCCAAGGCGGCGGTACTCACGCACGGGCAGATGGCCTTCGTGATGACCAACCACCTGTGCGACCTGATGCCCGGTACGACCGAAGACGACGCGAGCCTGGTAGTGGCGCCGCTTTCGCACGGCGCGGGCATACACTTGATCACGCAGGTGGCGCGCGCTGCGGTGAGCATCCTGCCCGAGGGCAGCCGCTTCGATCCGGACGACATCTGGCGCCTGGTGCAGCACTGGAAGGTGAGCAATATGTTCACCGTGCCCACCATCGTCAAGATGCTGGTCGAACATCCGTCGGTCGACGCCTGGGATCACTCCAGCCTGCGCTATGTGATCTACGCGGGCGCGCCCATGTACCGCGAAGACCAGAAGCGTGCCCTGGACAAGCTGGGCAAGGTGCTGGTGCAATACTTCGGCCTGGGTGAAGTCACGGGCAACATCACCGTATTTCCGCCGCGTCTGCATCAGGTGCAGGATGGCCCCGACGCGCGCATCGGCACGTGCGGCTACGAGCGCACGGGCATGCAGGTCCAGATCCAGGACGGCGAAGGCCGCGAAGTCGCGCCGGGCGCCACCGGCGAGATATGCGTCTGCGGTCCCGCCGTGTTCGCAGGCTACTACAACAACCCGCAGGCCAACGCCAAGTCTTTCCGCAACGGCTGGTTCCGCACCGGCGATCTGGGGCATATGGACGACGAAGGCTACGTCTACATCACCGGGCGCGAGTCGGACATGTACATCTGCGGCGGCTCCAATATTTATCCGCGCGAGATCGAAGAAAAGACCTTGACGCACCCGGCCATCGCCGAGGTCGCGGTGCTGGGCGTGCCTGATCCCGTCTGGGGCGAAGTGGGCGTGATGGTCTGCGTACTGCGCGAAGGGCACCGCCTGGAAGAGGCCCAGCTGCAGGGCTGGCTGCAAGACAAGCTGGCCCGCTACAAGCTGCCGCGTCGAATCTTCTTCTGGGATGCCCTGCCGCGCTCGGGTTACGGCAAGATCACCAAGAAACTGGTGCGCGATGCGCTGGCCGAACGCGGCTGCCTGCCCCTGCAGGCCGCGTCCTAG
- a CDS encoding GNAT family N-acetyltransferase, giving the protein MPLSDSFHLETSLQAFEPSQWNALAGDQPFVRHEFLSALHETGCAAPDTGWTPYFLALRRSGTLAGAVPLYLKTHSRGEYVFDYAWAEAYARHGLTYYPKLLSAVPFTPVTGARLLACNHDDRLALARGLIDMARQLGLSSLHLLFPRDQDMAALREAGYLLREGVQFHWRNAGYSGMDDFLAALNHDKRKKIRQDRKKVAQAGIRYRWLRGRDIDAAALDFFYDCYCRTYYEHGNPPYLNAAFFQRLHEQMPDTMVLVLAVKDDAPVASALNLQGGDALYGRYWGSTVFVPGLHFETCYMQAVEYCIANQLARFEGGAQGEHKIARGLLPTPTWSAHWIADPRFADAIEDFLHRETAAIQNYLCELDMHAPFKRAVAT; this is encoded by the coding sequence ATGCCACTCTCGGATTCGTTCCATCTGGAAACATCGCTGCAAGCCTTCGAGCCCTCGCAATGGAACGCATTGGCGGGCGACCAGCCTTTCGTGCGGCACGAATTCCTGTCCGCCCTGCACGAAACGGGCTGCGCCGCGCCGGACACCGGCTGGACGCCCTACTTTCTGGCGCTGCGGCGAAGCGGCACGCTGGCTGGCGCCGTGCCGCTCTATCTCAAGACCCATTCGCGCGGCGAGTACGTATTCGACTACGCCTGGGCCGAGGCCTATGCGCGCCATGGGTTGACCTACTATCCCAAGTTGCTGTCGGCCGTGCCCTTCACTCCCGTGACCGGCGCTCGGCTACTCGCCTGCAACCACGACGATCGCCTCGCCCTGGCTCGCGGCCTGATTGATATGGCGCGCCAGCTCGGACTCTCGTCCCTGCATCTACTCTTTCCTCGCGACCAAGATATGGCGGCCCTGCGCGAGGCCGGTTATCTGCTGCGTGAAGGCGTGCAGTTTCATTGGCGCAACGCGGGCTATTCGGGCATGGACGACTTTCTTGCCGCCTTGAATCACGACAAGCGCAAGAAAATCAGGCAGGACCGCAAGAAAGTGGCGCAGGCCGGCATCCGCTATCGCTGGTTGCGCGGCCGGGATATCGATGCGGCTGCGCTAGATTTCTTCTATGACTGCTACTGCCGCACTTATTACGAGCATGGCAACCCCCCCTATCTGAACGCCGCGTTCTTCCAGCGACTGCACGAACAGATGCCCGATACCATGGTGCTCGTCCTGGCGGTAAAGGACGACGCGCCCGTGGCCTCGGCGCTGAATCTGCAAGGCGGGGACGCGCTTTATGGCCGCTATTGGGGCAGCACGGTCTTTGTTCCTGGCCTGCATTTCGAGACCTGCTATATGCAGGCCGTCGAGTACTGCATCGCCAACCAGCTGGCGCGCTTCGAAGGCGGCGCGCAGGGCGAGCACAAGATCGCCCGCGGCCTGCTGCCCACACCCACCTGGTCGGCGCATTGGATTGCCGATCCGCGCTTTGCCGATGCGATAGAGGACTTCCTGCACCGTGAAACCGCAGCCATACAGAACTATCTGTGCGAGCTCGACATGCATGCGCCATTCAAACGCGCTGTCGCCACATGA
- a CDS encoding IclR family transcriptional regulator — protein sequence MSNGVSRVVGAQAISRALRVLRAVARMRDEGAGLLALTREADMSKPTVHRLLTALMAEGMVEQDPDTRKYFLGPECHVLGNLAGERHGMNRAAADSVARLARQCGDSAFFSLRSDVFAVCMLREDGDYPLKTHVLMPGDRHPLGVGAGSLAMLSALSDEGVEQCLQVNAQLLAARYPQYSADFLREQVAQSRERGYSLNRGVVVAGSWGLGVPLLDGGGRVLGALSIAAVESRLGEERQPQLARLLWREAQRLQTIDSKTTTRRAA from the coding sequence ATGTCGAATGGGGTAAGCCGGGTAGTGGGGGCGCAGGCCATTTCGCGTGCCCTGCGCGTGCTGCGCGCCGTGGCGCGCATGCGCGACGAGGGCGCGGGCCTACTGGCGCTCACGCGGGAGGCCGACATGAGCAAACCCACGGTGCATCGACTGCTGACTGCGCTCATGGCTGAAGGCATGGTCGAGCAGGATCCGGACACGCGCAAATACTTTCTCGGGCCCGAGTGCCACGTGCTGGGCAATCTGGCCGGCGAGCGCCATGGCATGAATCGCGCCGCGGCCGATTCGGTCGCGCGCCTGGCGCGCCAGTGCGGCGATTCGGCCTTCTTTTCGCTGCGCAGCGACGTGTTTGCCGTCTGCATGCTGCGCGAGGACGGTGACTACCCCCTCAAGACGCATGTGCTGATGCCGGGCGACAGGCATCCGCTGGGGGTGGGGGCGGGCAGCCTGGCCATGCTCTCGGCCTTGTCCGACGAAGGGGTCGAGCAATGCTTGCAGGTCAATGCGCAGTTGCTTGCGGCCCGCTACCCACAGTACTCGGCCGATTTCCTGCGCGAACAGGTGGCGCAATCGCGCGAGCGCGGCTACTCGCTCAACCGCGGCGTCGTCGTCGCGGGTTCGTGGGGATTGGGCGTGCCCTTGTTGGACGGCGGCGGCCGCGTGTTGGGCGCACTGAGCATCGCTGCGGTCGAGAGTCGTCTCGGCGAGGAACGCCAGCCGCAGCTGGCGCGCCTGTTGTGGCGCGAAGCGCAGCGCCTGCAAACTATCGATTCCAAGACAACGACCAGGAGAGCAGCATGA
- a CDS encoding acetyl-CoA acetyltransferase — MTKRAVIVGWSHIPFGKLIEPDTESLMARVSGAALDHAGVSREDVDGIYVGVYNNGFDKQDFQGALVALSEPALAYTPATRLENACATGSAAIHAAMDFIEAGRGRIALVVGAEKMSSQPNPVVGDILLSASYRKEEANVTGGFAGVFAQIAKSYFARYGDRSEELARIAAKNHKNGVDNPYAQIRKDLGFEFCNEVSDKNPYVAAPLRRTDCSLVSDGAAAMVIADEETARDLARAVGFRARSHVNDLMPLSRRDPTTLEGARRAWRQALDEAGIGLDDLSLVETHDCFTIAELLEYEAMGLAAPGEGYKVVREGIAEKTGRLPVNASGGLKAKGHPIGATGVSMHVLACMQLMNEAGAMQVPGAKLAGVFNMGGAAVTNYVSILERRK; from the coding sequence ATGACCAAGCGAGCAGTCATCGTGGGTTGGTCCCACATTCCCTTCGGCAAACTCATCGAACCCGACACCGAAAGCCTGATGGCCCGCGTGTCAGGCGCCGCGCTGGACCATGCCGGCGTGTCGCGCGAAGACGTCGACGGCATCTACGTCGGCGTCTACAACAACGGCTTCGACAAACAGGACTTCCAGGGGGCGCTGGTCGCCCTGTCCGAACCGGCCCTGGCCTATACGCCCGCCACTCGGCTGGAAAATGCGTGCGCCACCGGTTCGGCGGCCATTCATGCAGCAATGGATTTCATCGAGGCCGGCCGCGGCCGCATCGCGCTGGTGGTGGGCGCCGAGAAAATGAGTTCGCAGCCCAATCCCGTCGTCGGCGACATCCTGCTCAGCGCTAGCTATCGCAAGGAAGAGGCCAATGTCACGGGCGGATTTGCCGGGGTGTTTGCCCAGATCGCCAAGTCGTACTTCGCGCGCTATGGCGACCGCAGCGAGGAGCTGGCGCGCATCGCCGCCAAGAATCACAAGAACGGCGTGGACAACCCCTATGCGCAGATCCGCAAGGATCTGGGCTTTGAATTCTGCAACGAAGTGTCGGACAAGAACCCTTATGTGGCCGCGCCTTTGCGCCGCACCGATTGTTCGCTGGTGTCCGACGGCGCTGCGGCCATGGTGATCGCCGACGAAGAAACCGCGCGCGATCTGGCGCGCGCCGTGGGCTTTCGCGCGCGCAGCCACGTCAACGACCTCATGCCGCTGTCGCGGCGCGACCCCACCACTCTGGAAGGCGCTCGGCGCGCCTGGCGTCAGGCCCTGGACGAGGCAGGGATCGGCCTGGATGACTTGAGCCTGGTCGAAACCCACGATTGCTTCACCATCGCCGAATTGCTCGAATACGAAGCCATGGGCTTGGCCGCGCCGGGCGAGGGCTACAAGGTGGTGCGCGAAGGCATCGCCGAGAAGACGGGACGGCTGCCGGTCAACGCGTCGGGCGGCCTGAAGGCCAAGGGGCATCCCATCGGCGCCACGGGCGTGTCCATGCACGTGCTGGCTTGCATGCAGCTCATGAACGAAGCCGGCGCCATGCAGGTGCCCGGCGCCAAGCTGGCGGGCGTGTTCAATATGGGCGGGGCAGCCGTGACTAACTACGTCAGCATCCTGGAGCGCCGCAAATGA
- a CDS encoding acetate uptake transporter family protein: MSTASSFKFPNPAPLGLAGFALTTWLLSMINAGWFDGASLGLVLACAFAFGGTAQMIAGLMEVPRGNTFGFTAFMSYGAFWWSFALFVVFFHGKVPGTFVGWYLLLWGVFTFYMWLATFRSPRVLQLIFLALWITFFLLAAGDGLGMPAAGHLGGYMGLITAFLAFYLSAADVVNEAYGRTVLPIGAKT; encoded by the coding sequence ATGAGCACTGCTTCCTCGTTTAAATTTCCAAATCCCGCGCCGCTGGGCCTGGCTGGCTTCGCGCTGACCACCTGGCTGTTGAGCATGATCAACGCGGGCTGGTTCGACGGCGCGTCGCTTGGCCTGGTGCTGGCCTGCGCGTTCGCCTTCGGCGGCACGGCGCAGATGATCGCCGGTCTAATGGAGGTGCCTCGCGGCAACACCTTCGGTTTCACCGCCTTCATGAGCTACGGCGCGTTCTGGTGGTCGTTCGCGCTGTTCGTGGTGTTCTTCCACGGCAAGGTGCCGGGAACGTTCGTGGGCTGGTATCTGCTGCTTTGGGGTGTTTTCACGTTTTACATGTGGCTGGCCACCTTCCGCTCGCCGCGGGTTCTGCAGCTGATCTTTCTGGCGCTGTGGATCACGTTTTTCCTGCTTGCGGCGGGCGACGGCCTGGGCATGCCCGCCGCGGGGCATCTGGGGGGCTACATGGGCCTGATCACCGCGTTCCTGGCGTTCTACCTGTCTGCCGCCGACGTGGTCAACGAGGCGTACGGCCGCACCGTGCTGCCGATTGGCGCCAAGACCTGA